In Mercurialis annua linkage group LG6, ddMerAnnu1.2, whole genome shotgun sequence, the following are encoded in one genomic region:
- the LOC126686490 gene encoding laccase-6, translating into MSNPIATSFIICLSLMSYAYIAHARPPWPAGRSTRFYDFKIHTMAVKKLCNTREIVAVNNMYPGPVVYAQEGDRIIVKVTNESPYNATIHWHGVRQILSCWFDGPSYITQCPIQPGQTFTYEFTLVKQKGTFFWHAHVSWLRGTVYGALVVYPKYGVPYPFPYPYQEHIVVLGEYWLQDIVQLERQVTASGGAPPPSDAYTINGHPGPNYNCSANDAYKIDVVPGKTYMLRLINAGLNMENFFAIANHKLTVVEADAEYVKPFTTTRVMLGPGQTMNVLVTADQPIGKYSMAMGPYMSAQGVSFQNISSIAYFQYLGAIPNSISLPAKLPIFNDNLAVKTIMDGLKGLNTSNVPKEIDSNLFIAIGLNVNKCRSKKPQQNCQGQNNGTMAASMNNVSFIKPTVSVLEAYYKGIEGYFTDDFPAAPLRFYDFVNGAPNNAPNDTNSMNGTRSKVLEFGTRVQIILQDTGTVTTENHPIHLHGYSFYVVGYGTGNYNPQTANFNLVDPPYMNTIGVPVGGWAAIRFVADNPGVWFMHCHFDVHQSWGLGTVLIVKNGKGHLETLPHPPADLPRC; encoded by the exons ATGAGTAACCCTATAGCCACTTCATTTATCATATGCTTAAGCTTAATGTCCTATGCTTACATTGCTCACGCTAGACCACCTTGGCCTGCAGGCAGATCCACCAGATTCTACGACTTCAAG ATACACACAATGGCGGTTAAAAAACTGTGCAACACCAGAGAAATTGTGGCGGTGAATAATATGTACCCTGGACCCGTCGTTTATGCTCAAGAAGGCGATCGGATAATCGTCAAAGTCACGAACGAGTCGCCTTATAATGCCACCATTCACTG gcaCGGTGTTCGGCAGATACTATCATGTTGGTTCGATGGACCGTCGTATATAACTCAATGTCCGATTCAACCAGGCCAAACCTTCACTTACGAGTTCACATTAGTGAAGCAAAAAGGCACATTCTTTTGGCATGCTCATGTTTCTTGGCTTAGAGGCACTGTTTATGGTGCTCTTGTTGTTTACCCTAAATATGGCGTACCCTATCCATTTCCTTACCCTTACCAAGAGCATATTGTAGTTTTAG GGGAATATTGGCTCCAAGATATAGTTCAACTTGAGAGGCAAGTGACCGCAAGTGGAGGAGCTCCTCCACCTTCAGATgcctatactataaatggtcaTCCTGGCCCTAACTACAACTGCTCTGCTAATG ATGCATATAAGATTGACGTGGTCCCTGGAAAGACCTACATGTTAAGGCTGATAAACGCAGGGTTAAACATGGAAAACTTCTTTGCAATTGCTAATCACAAATTAACAGTAGTAGAAGCCGACGCTGAGTACGTAAAACCATTCACCACGACCCGTGTAATGCTTGGACCTGGACAGACCATGAACGTCCTCGTCACGGCTGATCAGCCAATAGGAAAATATTCCATGGCTATGGGACCTTATATGTCAGCTCAAGGTGTTTCATTCCAAAACATATCGTCCATAGCCTACTTTCAATACTTAGGTGCTATCCCTAATAGCATATCATTACCCGCTAAATTACCCATCTTTAACGATAATTTAGCCGTTAAGACGATTATGGATGGACTAAAAGGCTTAAATACATCTAATGTTCCGAAGGAGATAGACAGTAATCTCTTTATCGCCATTGGACTAAACGTAAATAAGTGTAGGTCTAAGAAGCCACAACAGAATTGTCAAGGTCAAAACAATGGTACCATGGCAGCTTCTATGAACAATGTGAGTTTCATTAAGCCAACAGTTTCAGTTTTGGAAGCCTATTACAAAGGAATTGAGGGATACTTCACTGATGATTTTCCTGCCGCACCCCTTAGATTCTATGACTTTGTAAATGGGGCACCTAATAATGCGCCAAATGATACAAACTCGATGAATGGAACTAGGTCTAAGGTCCTTGAGTTTGGAACCAGGGTGCAGATCATCCTGCAGGACACCGGAACAGTGACAACTGAGAATCACCCGATTCATCTCCATGGCTATAGTTTCTATGTCGTCGGTTATGGCACCGGTAACTATAATCCACAAACAGCAAATTTCAATCTTGTGGATCCACCATATATGAACACAATTGGAGTTCCAGTTGGGGGATGGGCAGCAATTCGCTTTGTAGCTGACAATCCAG GTGTTTGGTTCATGCACTGTCACTTCGATGTGCATCAATCATGGGGATTAGGTACAGTGCTTATAGTGAAAAATGGAAAAGGACATCTAGAGACCTTGCCCCATCCTCCTGCAGATCTGCCAAGGTGCTAG